In the Aneurinibacillus soli genome, one interval contains:
- the pheT gene encoding phenylalanine--tRNA ligase subunit beta, producing the protein MKVSYNWLAQYIDLSGMTPEELAEKLTRSGVEVDAVESLNKGVTGVVVGYVVSKEKHPDADKLNVCQVDTGAGELQQIVCGAKNVDAGQKVPVAVPGAKLPGGLKIKKAKLRGVESNGMICSAKELGMNDKLLPKEIQEGIYVLPADLEVGQAIEPVLGLDDTVLELGLTPNRSDCLSMIGVAYEVGAILGREVKLPGNAAPEAGASIEGKVSIDIEAKDACHRYMARLISGVTRGVSPLWMQQRLMAAGVRPINLIVDITNYVMLEVGQPLHAFDYTKVEGGRIVVRMAQPDEKMVTLDDTERTLDDEMLLITDGVKPIAIAGVMGGANSEVEDETQTILLESAHFAGSSIRKTSRKLGLRSEASLRFEKEVDPQAVERALNRAAALMAELAGGTVAQGMADCAVSVPEEKAVTLSLARLNGLLGTALAMDEVKAIFDRLQFVYTVDGENLNVTVPTRRQDITREVDLIEEVARLYGYDHIPTTLPYGDNTQGSLSGEQLLRRTIRQTLNGAGLDEVSTYSFTNPGVVNDFATIYRATNPIPLAMPMSEERSVLRTNMLPHLLETAAYNLNRKQADLALFETGNVFLTDEEKLTTLPEEKLTLAGLLTGNWSSAHWGGKPEPVDFYLVKGILDTLFSRLGITDVQYEAAADATGMHPGRTAYVLINGQRAGYVGQVHPAVQQKYDVNETYVFQLSGEVLMQAATVHPGMIALPKYPSTSRDIAVVVDRSVTAGELRRVIEQSGGKLLQAVRIFDVYVDDRLGENKKSVALSCTYLDPEKTLTDEEVQSAHTKVVEALAAECRAELRM; encoded by the coding sequence ATGAAAGTTTCATATAACTGGTTAGCCCAATACATTGATCTCTCCGGCATGACACCGGAAGAACTGGCTGAGAAGCTAACGCGCAGCGGCGTGGAAGTCGATGCGGTTGAATCGTTGAACAAAGGCGTAACTGGCGTGGTAGTCGGCTATGTCGTATCCAAAGAGAAGCATCCAGATGCAGATAAACTGAACGTTTGTCAGGTAGACACAGGCGCAGGTGAACTGCAGCAAATCGTCTGTGGTGCGAAAAACGTGGATGCCGGACAAAAGGTACCCGTGGCCGTTCCGGGTGCAAAGCTGCCAGGTGGCTTGAAAATTAAAAAAGCTAAACTGCGTGGCGTTGAGTCAAACGGTATGATCTGTTCGGCAAAAGAACTGGGCATGAATGATAAGCTTCTGCCGAAAGAAATTCAGGAAGGTATTTATGTTCTACCTGCTGATCTTGAGGTAGGCCAGGCGATTGAGCCGGTACTCGGTCTCGATGACACTGTGCTTGAACTCGGTCTGACACCGAACCGCTCTGACTGTCTGAGCATGATCGGAGTGGCGTATGAAGTCGGTGCCATTCTTGGTCGTGAGGTGAAGCTGCCGGGAAATGCGGCACCGGAAGCGGGCGCATCAATCGAAGGCAAAGTCAGCATTGACATAGAGGCCAAAGATGCATGCCATCGCTACATGGCACGTCTCATCAGCGGTGTTACCCGTGGCGTATCCCCACTGTGGATGCAGCAACGTCTCATGGCAGCAGGTGTGCGCCCAATTAATCTGATCGTTGACATTACAAATTATGTGATGCTTGAAGTCGGTCAGCCACTACACGCATTCGATTATACAAAAGTCGAGGGCGGACGCATTGTCGTGCGCATGGCGCAGCCAGACGAGAAAATGGTAACGCTTGATGATACAGAACGCACGCTGGATGATGAGATGCTGCTCATCACAGACGGCGTGAAGCCGATTGCGATTGCGGGTGTCATGGGTGGAGCAAACTCTGAAGTAGAGGATGAAACGCAGACAATCCTGCTTGAATCGGCACATTTCGCAGGTTCATCGATCCGTAAAACATCTCGTAAGCTCGGTCTTCGTTCAGAAGCAAGCCTGCGTTTTGAGAAAGAGGTTGACCCGCAAGCAGTTGAGCGTGCCTTGAACCGGGCAGCGGCCCTCATGGCTGAACTGGCAGGGGGGACGGTGGCACAGGGCATGGCAGACTGTGCGGTTTCTGTACCAGAAGAGAAGGCAGTAACCCTCAGCCTTGCCCGCTTGAACGGTCTGCTTGGTACAGCGCTTGCGATGGATGAAGTTAAGGCGATTTTTGACCGTCTTCAGTTCGTGTATACAGTGGACGGAGAGAATTTGAATGTTACAGTTCCGACTCGTCGCCAGGATATTACTCGGGAAGTGGATTTGATCGAGGAAGTGGCTCGTCTGTACGGCTACGATCATATTCCAACGACGTTGCCGTACGGTGATAATACACAGGGATCGCTTTCAGGCGAGCAGTTGCTTCGCCGTACGATTCGCCAGACGCTAAACGGGGCAGGGCTTGATGAAGTGAGCACCTACTCGTTTACGAACCCTGGTGTCGTGAATGATTTTGCTACGATCTACCGTGCGACGAATCCGATTCCGCTTGCCATGCCGATGAGCGAGGAGCGGAGCGTGCTTCGGACAAATATGCTGCCGCATCTGCTGGAAACAGCGGCATATAATCTGAACCGGAAACAGGCGGATCTGGCATTGTTCGAGACAGGCAACGTATTCCTGACAGACGAAGAGAAGTTGACCACGTTACCAGAAGAGAAGCTGACGCTTGCGGGTTTGCTGACTGGTAATTGGAGCAGTGCACACTGGGGTGGCAAGCCGGAACCGGTTGATTTTTATCTTGTAAAAGGTATTCTTGATACGCTGTTCAGTCGTCTCGGAATTACAGATGTGCAGTATGAAGCAGCAGCTGATGCGACTGGCATGCACCCAGGCCGGACTGCGTATGTACTGATTAATGGTCAAAGGGCGGGGTATGTTGGACAGGTGCATCCGGCTGTGCAACAGAAGTACGATGTGAATGAAACGTATGTATTCCAGCTGAGTGGAGAGGTACTGATGCAGGCGGCAACGGTTCATCCGGGAATGATCGCACTGCCGAAGTACCCATCGACAAGCCGGGATATTGCCGTTGTCGTAGATCGCAGTGTGACAGCAGGAGAACTGCGCCGTGTGATTGAGCAATCCGGTGGGAAACTTCTGCAAGCCGTTCGCATTTTTGATGTGTATGTGGATGATCGTCTTGGTGAAAACAAGAAAAGCGTGGCGCTTTCTTGCACGTATCTTGATCCAGAGAAGACGCTCACCGATGAAGAAGTGCAGAGCGCTCATACGAAAGTCGTCGAAGCACTTGCTGCCGAGTGCAGAGCTGAGCTGCGGATGTAG
- the zapA gene encoding cell division protein ZapA produces the protein MSKEKVVVEIFGQYYTMVGDTSSSHMRMVAGYVDDKMRQISAASPRLDTNKLAVLAALNMADEYFKLRLEYEELIKLLENTAAQEEENEVGEERDEEAVEADKE, from the coding sequence GTGTCTAAAGAGAAGGTAGTAGTGGAAATTTTCGGGCAGTATTACACCATGGTGGGTGATACAAGCTCTTCGCATATGCGGATGGTCGCCGGATATGTGGATGACAAGATGCGGCAAATCTCTGCTGCAAGCCCCCGCCTGGATACAAACAAGCTCGCGGTGCTGGCCGCTTTGAATATGGCAGATGAATATTTCAAGCTTCGGTTGGAATATGAAGAGTTGATCAAGTTGCTGGAAAACACAGCGGCTCAGGAGGAAGAGAACGAAGTAGGGGAAGAACGGGACGAGGAAGCGGTAGAAGCGGACAAGGAGTAA
- a CDS encoding CvpA family protein — MNILDIIIVVVLLLSFWRGWHQGFVMQLTKIAGLILSAVVAFWYHRPVAEQLSHWIPLSGAGQSASSFAALPFVQNGLYNIVAFALLAFVTGLVVRYIGSLLNSVAQLPVLSMINRLAGSVVAFVKTGIIFLLILAVVSLIPVESVQHTLAGSSFASYAKQEMPAVLDWVKQEFNQPTSHSKNSTL; from the coding sequence ATGAATATACTTGATATAATTATCGTCGTTGTGCTACTACTTAGTTTTTGGCGGGGCTGGCATCAGGGGTTTGTGATGCAGTTGACCAAAATTGCTGGGCTCATTCTGTCAGCTGTGGTGGCGTTCTGGTACCACCGTCCAGTAGCTGAGCAACTGTCGCATTGGATACCCCTATCCGGTGCGGGACAAAGTGCCTCCTCCTTTGCCGCGTTGCCATTTGTTCAGAATGGGTTGTATAACATTGTTGCATTTGCCTTGCTAGCTTTTGTAACGGGACTTGTAGTGCGCTACATCGGTAGCTTGCTGAACAGTGTAGCACAGCTGCCCGTGCTATCTATGATTAATCGATTGGCGGGAAGTGTGGTTGCGTTTGTGAAGACGGGTATTATTTTTCTGCTGATTCTTGCTGTGGTATCGTTGATTCCGGTAGAGAGTGTGCAGCATACGCTTGCAGGCTCTTCGTTTGCTTCTTATGCGAAGCAGGAGATGCCAGCGGTACTCGACTGGGTGAAGCAGGAGTTCAATCAGCCGACGTCTCATTCAAAAAACTCGACTTTATAG
- a CDS encoding endonuclease MutS2 — protein sequence MEARTFTTLEFNKVMEQLARHTASSLGREKIEQLLPSYELAEVQRRQQATYEGSTALRLRGTVPLGGIRDIRPACKRAALGGMLNTAELLDIASTLYGGGRLKTFITSIAEKDPLPLLEELLGQVERLSPVENEITRAIDENGVVTDSASPTLGHVRAQIRASEKRIRERLEQMIRNSNTQKMLQDALITIRNDRFVIPVKAEYRHVFGGIVHDQSASGATLFVEPQVIVNMSNDLRELKLKEEREVEKILLALSGLVAEHADVLLHNVACLAEADFIFAKASYAHALKATQPAINERGYLRIKRGRHPLIAGESVVPIDVELGGEYTAIVVTGPNTGGKTVSLKTIGLFSLMAMAGLQVPVDEGSELSTFEGVYADIGDEQSIEQSLSTFSSHMTNISSIMQKVNNRSLILFDELGAGTDPTEGAALAMAIIDYVHQRGARIVATTHYSELKAYAYDRPHIVNASVEFDEKTLRPTYRLLVGIPGRSNAFAIASRLGLPEKILDQARNFVKTDETELDTMVASLEENQRQAEAERREVERLRTELEQTRRELMQEVSELEDKKDKLYEQAEEQARRAVEKARKEAEEIIVDLRELARQERAGIKEHKLIEARKRLEEATPSLRKKKKAKPANVPVSEQPLEVGDEVRVLSFNQKGEILAKVGEREFQVQVGLMKMNVKADNLEKLKAAKTQQKQIINTFRAARDPVKMELDVRGNTVEDAILLIEKYFDEALIGGLGQVSIIHGKGTGALGLGIQKYLKKHRLVKSFRWGGQGEGGLGATVVELK from the coding sequence TTGGAAGCACGTACATTCACAACACTTGAATTTAATAAAGTAATGGAACAGCTCGCTCGGCATACAGCATCATCGCTTGGTCGGGAGAAAATAGAACAGCTTCTGCCATCGTATGAACTGGCAGAAGTTCAGCGTCGCCAGCAGGCTACGTATGAAGGAAGCACGGCACTTCGCCTGCGTGGAACGGTACCGCTTGGCGGCATTCGTGACATTCGTCCGGCTTGCAAACGAGCCGCACTCGGTGGAATGCTTAATACGGCGGAATTGCTTGATATTGCGTCCACTCTGTATGGAGGTGGCCGCCTGAAAACATTTATCACAAGTATTGCGGAGAAAGATCCGCTTCCGCTTCTGGAAGAACTGCTCGGTCAAGTGGAGCGCTTATCTCCTGTGGAGAACGAGATTACACGGGCGATTGATGAGAACGGTGTCGTAACCGATTCAGCTAGCCCGACACTCGGACACGTCCGGGCACAAATTCGCGCCTCCGAGAAGCGCATCCGTGAACGTCTGGAGCAGATGATCCGCAATAGCAACACGCAGAAAATGCTGCAAGACGCGCTCATTACGATCCGTAATGACCGATTCGTTATTCCGGTTAAAGCGGAATATCGGCACGTGTTTGGCGGTATTGTGCACGATCAGTCAGCATCCGGTGCTACACTTTTTGTTGAGCCGCAGGTGATCGTGAACATGAGCAACGATTTGCGTGAACTCAAGTTAAAAGAAGAGCGGGAAGTAGAAAAGATCCTCCTGGCACTCTCTGGCCTGGTGGCGGAGCATGCGGATGTGCTATTGCATAATGTAGCTTGTTTGGCAGAAGCTGACTTTATTTTTGCCAAAGCTTCCTATGCGCACGCATTGAAGGCGACACAGCCAGCTATAAACGAACGCGGCTATCTCCGCATCAAGCGAGGTCGACATCCTTTAATTGCTGGAGAGTCTGTCGTGCCGATTGACGTGGAACTCGGCGGTGAGTATACCGCCATTGTCGTGACTGGACCGAATACAGGCGGGAAGACTGTATCATTGAAAACAATTGGCTTGTTCTCGCTTATGGCGATGGCCGGGTTACAGGTTCCAGTCGATGAAGGATCAGAGTTGTCCACATTTGAAGGCGTATATGCTGATATTGGAGACGAGCAGAGCATTGAGCAGAGCTTGAGTACATTCTCTAGCCACATGACAAATATCTCGAGTATTATGCAAAAAGTGAACAATCGCAGCCTTATCCTGTTCGATGAGCTTGGAGCGGGTACGGACCCGACAGAAGGGGCGGCGCTTGCGATGGCGATTATTGATTACGTTCACCAGCGCGGAGCCCGTATTGTGGCTACAACCCATTACAGCGAACTGAAAGCATACGCCTATGATCGCCCGCATATTGTGAATGCGAGTGTAGAGTTTGATGAGAAGACATTGCGTCCAACGTACCGCCTTCTCGTCGGCATTCCGGGACGCTCGAATGCGTTTGCGATTGCATCGCGTCTTGGCTTGCCGGAGAAAATTCTTGATCAGGCTCGTAATTTTGTCAAAACGGACGAAACCGAACTCGATACGATGGTTGCATCGCTTGAAGAGAATCAGCGTCAGGCGGAAGCGGAGCGCCGAGAAGTCGAACGCCTGCGTACGGAGTTAGAACAGACGCGTCGTGAGCTGATGCAGGAAGTATCGGAGCTTGAAGATAAGAAAGACAAGCTGTATGAGCAGGCGGAAGAACAGGCACGCCGCGCTGTGGAGAAAGCTCGCAAGGAAGCAGAAGAAATCATCGTCGACTTGCGGGAACTAGCACGCCAGGAACGGGCCGGTATTAAAGAACATAAACTAATCGAAGCACGTAAGCGGCTGGAGGAAGCGACACCAAGTCTGCGCAAAAAGAAAAAAGCAAAGCCAGCCAATGTTCCGGTTTCCGAGCAACCGCTTGAAGTGGGTGATGAAGTGCGGGTGCTGTCGTTTAATCAGAAGGGCGAAATCCTCGCTAAAGTAGGCGAGCGAGAATTCCAGGTGCAGGTTGGTCTGATGAAAATGAACGTTAAAGCGGATAATCTGGAGAAGCTCAAAGCGGCCAAGACACAACAGAAGCAGATTATCAATACATTCCGTGCCGCCCGTGATCCGGTCAAGATGGAGCTTGATGTACGCGGCAATACCGTAGAGGATGCGATTCTGCTTATTGAGAAATATTTTGACGAAGCGCTGATCGGTGGCCTGGGCCAGGTATCCATCATTCATGGTAAGGGGACAGGTGCACTCGGCCTGGGTATTCAGAAATACTTGAAGAAGCACCGTCTTGTGAAATCATTCCGCTGGGGTGGACAAGGGGAAGGTGGACTTGGAGCAACGGTCGTCGAATTGAAGTAG
- a CDS encoding DUF350 domain-containing protein: protein MVLSNPYVLTAAYFGAALLAVIIFLAIFEMVTTYKDWEEIKKGNLSVAMATGGKIFGICNIIRYSIEHNDGIGNTLLWSTYGFLLLLVAYFTFEFLTPMFRVDDEIAADNRAVGLLSMVISIGVSFVIGASIT, encoded by the coding sequence ATGGTACTGTCCAATCCGTATGTGCTGACGGCGGCTTATTTTGGGGCTGCCTTGCTTGCCGTCATTATTTTTCTGGCCATCTTCGAGATGGTGACGACATATAAGGACTGGGAAGAAATCAAAAAAGGCAACTTGTCTGTTGCGATGGCGACGGGGGGCAAAATCTTTGGGATTTGCAATATCATCCGGTATTCCATCGAACATAATGACGGCATCGGGAATACCTTGCTCTGGAGCACATACGGATTTTTGCTACTGCTCGTTGCGTATTTCACCTTTGAATTTTTGACACCTATGTTTAGAGTAGACGATGAAATTGCCGCAGATAATCGAGCGGTAGGTCTTCTGTCCATGGTTATTTCGATCGGGGTATCCTTTGTCATCGGAGCGAGCATCACATAA
- a CDS encoding nucleotide sugar dehydrogenase: MNQTLNIAVIGLGFIGLPLSLSYARKGANVVGIDVSERLTEEINAGTSHHLEYFEGKSLAEILREQIAAGRFRATTSYEEAAKAVNTYIITVGIPVKNGDPDMSYLTGACESLAAVLKKGDTIILRSTVIPGSTEEMVKPLLEKSGLVAGEDFYLAYASERIAEGRAFEEFIHMPLAMGGINEASAKRAHEVLTFVTESEVTISDIKVVETSKVIENVQRDVNIAMVQQFARFAEKAGIDTFELIRVANTHTRVNLLTPGPGVGGYCLPNALYYLLPKAKEIGVSLDLLETARQINDSVPQVLVQMLDHELNKLGKTVAGSKVAVLGLAMKDFSNDDRISPPHHLVQLLQEAGAMVAAYDPAVPSMYDYKVDSLEEALRGAEAVVYVTAQEAFLEIDWNEAIGMMAENPVLLDGKNRIPRSVGEKATLIRL; the protein is encoded by the coding sequence ATGAATCAAACATTGAACATTGCCGTAATCGGCTTAGGCTTTATCGGTCTGCCATTGTCGCTGAGCTATGCACGCAAAGGCGCGAATGTAGTCGGCATTGATGTGAGCGAACGGCTTACCGAAGAGATTAATGCGGGCACGTCACACCACCTTGAATATTTTGAAGGGAAGTCACTGGCCGAGATTCTGCGTGAACAGATCGCAGCTGGACGCTTCCGTGCGACAACAAGCTATGAAGAAGCGGCAAAAGCCGTGAATACGTATATTATTACGGTAGGCATCCCGGTGAAGAATGGCGACCCGGATATGAGTTACCTGACAGGTGCCTGTGAATCGCTGGCAGCGGTTCTTAAGAAGGGCGATACGATCATTCTGCGCAGCACCGTCATCCCAGGCTCGACGGAAGAGATGGTAAAACCACTGCTTGAGAAAAGCGGGCTTGTAGCAGGCGAAGACTTCTATCTTGCGTATGCATCTGAACGTATCGCAGAGGGACGCGCGTTTGAAGAGTTCATTCATATGCCACTTGCGATGGGCGGCATTAATGAAGCGAGTGCAAAACGTGCACATGAAGTGCTGACATTCGTAACCGAATCTGAAGTTACGATTTCTGATATTAAAGTAGTCGAAACATCGAAAGTTATCGAAAACGTACAGCGTGATGTAAACATTGCGATGGTGCAGCAATTTGCCCGCTTTGCCGAAAAAGCAGGAATCGATACATTTGAGCTGATCCGGGTGGCAAACACGCATACACGCGTGAATCTGTTGACACCAGGACCAGGTGTAGGCGGTTATTGCCTGCCGAATGCCCTTTATTATTTGCTTCCAAAAGCAAAAGAGATCGGCGTAAGCCTCGATTTGCTTGAGACCGCGCGTCAGATTAATGATAGTGTGCCACAGGTGCTTGTACAGATGCTTGATCATGAATTGAACAAGCTGGGCAAAACAGTAGCCGGAAGCAAAGTGGCGGTTCTTGGTCTGGCTATGAAAGATTTTTCTAATGATGATCGCATCAGCCCACCGCATCATCTGGTCCAGCTTCTTCAGGAAGCCGGTGCGATGGTAGCGGCCTATGATCCGGCTGTACCGTCTATGTATGACTATAAGGTTGATAGCCTTGAAGAAGCGCTCCGTGGTGCAGAAGCGGTTGTCTATGTGACTGCACAAGAAGCATTCCTTGAGATTGACTGGAACGAAGCCATCGGCATGATGGCGGAGAACCCAGTATTGCTTGATGGCAAGAATCGCATCCCGCGCAGTGTGGGAGAGAAGGCGACTTTGATCCGCCTGTAA
- a CDS encoding glycosyltransferase family 4 protein produces the protein MNASKKMLLVAYLFPPIGGGGVPRALKMAKYLAEEGWEVHVLTVDHVYHATQDDSLLRQLPDNVIIHRAKEFNIVQKMRPTQTEAPKKAGGQAASARSGGLKQALKQQVIPVLKKLKNTLMIPDDMIGWLPYAAKLGEQVIREHNIPIMFSTSGPYTNHLVARSLKRKTGIKWIADFRDPWTQNMHRSGVVWREAWEERMERSIMAESDAITTVTYGFADNFKQKFEREISRIEVIHNGFDPNDYIAIEQPEEDGKFTLAYPGIFYKERNPRLLLEAVAELITEGKVEREKLRLRFAGVFDYPGYSDNIDCVHRLQLEDIVDIMGNLPHKQALAMMKGADVLMLIGDTAPGSGVYIPGKLYEYMAIGHPILALSVEGESTKIIRKFELGEVVNPVDKAAIKQAFLRMYEAWNAGEGKAGKENDVLQRAHDGDLAIYNRQVQAHMLGELMEELLQP, from the coding sequence ATGAACGCTTCGAAAAAAATGCTGCTTGTCGCGTATTTGTTTCCCCCAATCGGTGGCGGCGGTGTACCGCGTGCACTGAAAATGGCAAAATACCTGGCCGAGGAAGGCTGGGAGGTGCATGTGCTTACGGTGGATCATGTATACCATGCCACGCAGGATGACTCACTGCTGCGCCAGCTCCCGGACAATGTGATCATTCACCGTGCTAAGGAATTTAACATTGTTCAGAAAATGCGTCCGACTCAGACGGAAGCACCGAAAAAAGCAGGTGGACAAGCAGCTTCTGCTCGATCTGGCGGACTGAAGCAGGCGCTGAAACAGCAGGTTATTCCTGTGCTGAAAAAGTTGAAAAATACGCTCATGATTCCAGATGATATGATTGGCTGGCTGCCGTATGCGGCAAAACTCGGGGAACAGGTGATTCGGGAGCATAACATCCCGATTATGTTTTCCACATCCGGTCCATACACGAATCATCTGGTGGCACGCAGCCTGAAGCGCAAGACGGGTATCAAATGGATTGCGGATTTTCGTGACCCGTGGACGCAGAACATGCACCGCTCTGGTGTGGTATGGCGTGAAGCGTGGGAAGAGCGGATGGAGCGCAGCATCATGGCGGAATCAGATGCCATTACGACGGTTACATACGGGTTCGCAGATAACTTCAAGCAAAAGTTCGAACGGGAGATTTCCCGCATTGAAGTGATTCATAATGGATTTGATCCGAATGATTATATAGCGATTGAACAGCCGGAGGAAGACGGGAAGTTTACACTTGCATATCCCGGTATTTTCTATAAAGAGCGCAATCCGCGCCTGTTGCTTGAAGCAGTAGCTGAGCTGATTACAGAAGGAAAGGTGGAACGTGAGAAGTTGCGGCTGCGCTTTGCCGGGGTGTTTGATTATCCGGGTTATAGCGACAACATTGACTGTGTACACCGCCTACAGCTTGAAGATATCGTCGACATTATGGGCAACTTGCCACACAAGCAGGCGCTTGCGATGATGAAAGGCGCCGATGTGTTGATGCTGATCGGGGATACAGCTCCTGGCTCCGGTGTGTACATTCCGGGTAAGCTGTATGAATACATGGCGATTGGACACCCGATTTTGGCGCTGTCTGTAGAAGGAGAATCGACCAAGATCATTCGCAAATTTGAGCTGGGTGAGGTCGTAAATCCGGTTGATAAGGCAGCGATTAAGCAGGCGTTTTTGCGCATGTATGAAGCGTGGAATGCAGGTGAAGGTAAAGCGGGGAAAGAAAATGATGTTCTCCAGCGTGCGCATGATGGTGATTTGGCGATTTATAATCGGCAAGTTCAGGCGCATATGCTTGGGGAGTTGATGGAGGAACTGCTGCAACCATAA
- a CDS encoding IS4 family transposase, translating to MIYGEAFKNQSRKSEKDFTRNRKIRFVPLICMLLRMIRKSTQLELDEFREIFLPESAETTSYTKQSFSEARQKLSPIAFTLLNDEIIRGFYADDDFKTYKGFRLLAIDGSVMEIPNTKEMQQTYGYIRNYKEGFKAARARSSHLFDLENKIAISTCLTRYDDNERNLAKQNIEKLLSFEQSHIPNLILFDRGYPSADFILYLQEKGLKYVMRSQHCFYKEVENTTSLDEAVRIEVTKERAKALKRQGTPIKKGTVLEVRVLKVELPTGEIEILLTNLGVDELSHEESKSLYFKRWGIETRFNELKHKFEIENFSGEKPILIEQDFYATVFLSNIASIFEQEAEAELQEKNKGKTLKYEEYRINKNILIGKLRNRLIHMILEEDARKKDILYERFLKELQRNIVPVRKNRAFKRDKQSRANRYAKSKRRSL from the coding sequence ATGATTTACGGAGAAGCGTTTAAAAATCAGTCCAGAAAAAGCGAGAAGGATTTCACGAGAAACAGAAAAATTAGGTTTGTACCCTTGATCTGCATGTTGCTCCGAATGATTCGGAAATCAACACAACTGGAACTCGATGAGTTCCGTGAGATCTTCCTGCCGGAATCAGCAGAAACAACTTCCTATACAAAACAATCCTTTTCGGAAGCAAGACAAAAGCTATCTCCGATCGCGTTTACCCTTCTAAACGATGAGATCATTCGGGGATTTTATGCCGATGACGATTTCAAAACCTATAAAGGATTCCGTCTGTTAGCCATAGACGGCAGCGTCATGGAAATACCCAATACGAAAGAAATGCAACAAACGTATGGGTATATAAGAAACTATAAGGAAGGATTCAAAGCGGCCCGCGCTCGTTCCTCCCACCTATTTGATCTTGAAAACAAAATTGCTATTAGTACATGTCTTACCCGATATGACGACAATGAACGAAATCTGGCGAAACAAAATATAGAAAAGCTGTTGAGCTTCGAGCAGTCCCATATCCCCAACTTGATTCTGTTTGATCGTGGATATCCATCGGCTGATTTCATCTTGTATCTGCAGGAGAAAGGCCTCAAGTACGTCATGCGATCCCAACACTGTTTCTACAAGGAAGTGGAGAATACGACCAGCCTCGATGAGGCTGTGCGAATCGAAGTCACAAAGGAACGAGCTAAAGCGTTAAAAAGGCAAGGAACACCGATCAAGAAAGGAACCGTTCTGGAGGTTCGCGTTCTAAAGGTGGAGTTGCCCACCGGAGAAATCGAAATTTTGCTTACGAATCTAGGTGTGGACGAGCTTAGCCATGAAGAAAGCAAGTCGCTTTATTTTAAAAGGTGGGGAATCGAAACCCGATTTAACGAGTTAAAACATAAATTTGAGATCGAAAATTTTTCCGGTGAGAAGCCGATACTCATCGAACAGGATTTCTACGCGACCGTGTTCTTGAGTAATATTGCGTCCATCTTTGAGCAGGAAGCTGAGGCAGAGTTACAGGAAAAAAATAAGGGCAAAACACTCAAGTACGAAGAATATCGCATCAATAAAAACATTCTGATAGGCAAATTGAGGAACCGCCTGATCCACATGATTTTGGAGGAGGACGCTCGTAAAAAGGACATCCTGTATGAGCGTTTTCTGAAAGAACTTCAGCGCAATATCGTTCCTGTCCGTAAAAATCGAGCGTTCAAACGGGATAAACAGAGTAGGGCGAATCGCTATGCAAAATCAAAGCGACGTAGCTTGTAG